The Pseudomonas sp. TH06 genome has a window encoding:
- a CDS encoding formimidoylglutamate deiminase, with product MSAFFAERALLPNGWANNVRLEVSAEGLLTQIQADSTADGAERLSGPLLPGMPNLHSHAFQRAMAGLAEVAGNPNDSFWTWRDLMYRLVGKISPEQLGVIARQLYIEMLKAGYTSVAEFHYVHHDSNGQPYADPAELALRISQAASESGIGLTLLPVLYSHSGFGGQTPNDGQRRFINSTENYLNLQSRLQPLLAQQKAQSLGLCFHSLRAVTPQQISEVLAASDKQCPVHIHIAEQQKEVDDCLSWSGRRPLQWLYENTEVDQRWCLVHATHANPEEVTLMAKSRAIAGLCLTTEANLGDGIFPAVDFLAQGGRMGIGSDSHVSLSVVEELRWLEYGQRLRDQRRNRLYGADQPMVGRTLYDAALDGGAQALGQPIGALEVGKRADWIVLDGNDPYLATASGDGILNRWLFAGGDRQVRDVLVNGQWVVRDGRHAGEEDSARAFTQVLRDLLG from the coding sequence ATGTCCGCTTTCTTTGCCGAACGCGCGCTGCTGCCTAACGGATGGGCCAACAATGTACGTCTTGAGGTCAGCGCCGAGGGCCTGCTGACCCAAATCCAGGCCGATTCCACCGCAGATGGCGCCGAACGGTTGAGCGGTCCGTTGCTGCCGGGGATGCCCAACCTGCACTCCCACGCCTTCCAGCGCGCCATGGCCGGGCTGGCTGAAGTGGCCGGCAACCCGAACGACAGTTTCTGGACCTGGCGCGATCTGATGTATCGGCTCGTCGGAAAAATCAGTCCGGAGCAACTTGGCGTCATCGCCCGTCAGCTATACATCGAAATGCTCAAGGCCGGTTACACATCGGTCGCCGAATTCCATTACGTGCACCACGACAGCAACGGCCAGCCGTATGCGGATCCGGCAGAACTGGCGTTGCGTATCAGTCAGGCCGCCAGTGAAAGCGGCATCGGTCTGACCCTGCTGCCGGTGCTTTACAGCCACTCCGGTTTCGGCGGCCAGACACCCAACGACGGCCAGCGCCGTTTTATCAACAGCACCGAAAACTATCTGAATCTGCAATCGCGCTTGCAGCCATTACTGGCGCAGCAAAAGGCGCAATCACTGGGTCTGTGCTTCCACTCGTTGCGCGCGGTGACTCCGCAGCAGATCAGCGAAGTATTGGCTGCCAGCGACAAGCAATGCCCGGTACACATCCACATTGCCGAACAACAGAAGGAAGTCGACGATTGCCTGAGCTGGAGTGGTCGTCGCCCACTGCAATGGCTCTATGAAAACACTGAAGTCGATCAGCGCTGGTGCCTGGTCCACGCCACCCACGCCAACCCGGAAGAAGTCACGCTGATGGCCAAGAGTCGCGCCATTGCCGGGCTGTGCCTGACCACCGAAGCGAATCTGGGCGACGGGATTTTCCCGGCCGTGGATTTCCTCGCTCAGGGCGGACGCATGGGCATCGGTTCCGACAGTCATGTGTCACTCAGCGTGGTCGAGGAATTGCGTTGGCTGGAATACGGTCAGCGTCTGCGTGATCAGCGGCGTAACCGTTTGTATGGCGCGGATCAGCCGATGGTCGGCCGTACGCTTTACGACGCGGCGCTGGATGGCGGTGCGCAGGCGCTGGGGCAACCGATTGGTGCGCTGGAAGTCGGCAAGCGTGCGGACTGGATTGTGCTCGATGGCAACGATCCGTATCTGGCGACCGCCAGTGGTGACGGGATTTTGAATCGCTGGTTGTTTGCTGGCGGGGATCGCCAAGTGCGTGACGTGCTGGTCAACGGCCAGTGGGTGGTGCGCGATGGCCGGCATGCCGGGGAAGAGGACAGCGCTCGCGCATTCACCCAAGTCCTGCGCGACCTTTTAGGCTGA
- a CDS encoding lipocalin family protein encodes MKRLLLILFAGLVLAGCASSGVDPLAPKTVNSVNLKRYQGTWYELARLPMYFQRNCAQSEARYTLKPDGNVAVFNRCMTTDWQWEEVKGTAYPQVPGKTDKLWVEFDTWFSRLIPGVAKGEYWVLYVSDDYKTAIVGDPSRKYLWLLSRTPTVNGVVREELLSKARQQGYDTTRLIWRASDRQMAKTSN; translated from the coding sequence ATGAAGCGGTTATTGTTAATCCTTTTTGCTGGCCTGGTACTGGCCGGCTGCGCCAGTTCCGGCGTGGATCCGTTGGCGCCGAAGACCGTCAACAGCGTCAATCTCAAACGTTACCAGGGCACCTGGTATGAGCTGGCGCGTCTGCCGATGTACTTCCAGCGCAATTGCGCGCAATCCGAGGCCCGTTACACCCTCAAGCCCGATGGCAACGTTGCGGTGTTCAATCGCTGCATGACCACGGACTGGCAGTGGGAAGAGGTCAAGGGCACGGCTTATCCACAGGTGCCGGGCAAGACCGACAAGTTGTGGGTCGAGTTCGATACCTGGTTCTCGCGGTTGATTCCGGGTGTGGCGAAGGGCGAATACTGGGTGCTGTACGTCAGCGACGACTACAAGACCGCCATTGTCGGTGATCCAAGTCGCAAGTACTTGTGGCTGCTGTCGCGTACACCGACCGTCAACGGTGTGGTGCGTGAAGAGCTGCTGAGCAAGGCGCGGCAACAGGGCTACGACACCACGCGACTGATCTGGCGAGCGTCGGATCGGCAGATGGCCAAGACTTCGAATTAA
- a CDS encoding methyl-accepting chemotaxis protein, producing MTRNMKFSHKILLAAALVVAVAFACFIFFNDYRQREALSSSTEASMQELGSLTTSNIQTWLESRIQLLQSLSQQVAADGNAPASLKRIIDLPAYTGNFQLSYFGGADGVMFSVPAGNRAPDYDPRARGWYKAANSAQQTIVTEPYIAASSGKLVITVATPVQRQGQMIGVAGADIDLTSVSAIINSLNFGGHGHAFIVSAEGKILIHPDSKLVLKTLAEAYPNGAPKVSPGLKEVEFDGKTQLISFTRVNGVPSADWYVALVLDKDTAFSMLSEFRTSALIAMVIAVVIIIALLGMLIRVLMQPLLTMGRAMHDIAEGEGDLTKRLVIHGNDEFGALGTSFNRFVERIHTSIREVSSATGQVNEVALRVVAASNSSMYNSDQQATRTNSVAAAINQLGAAAQEIAQNAALASQHSSDARSLAVDGQQVVDKTIQAMQQLSAKISDSCGNIETLNSNTVNIGQILEVITSISQQTNLLALNAAIEAARAGEAGRGFAVVADEVRNLAHRTQDSAQQVQKMIEELQVGARQAVSIMTESQRESESSVGIANQAGERLGSVTQRIGEIDGMNQSVATATEEQTAVVESINVDINEINTLNQEGVENLQATLRACSDLEQQAARLKQLVGSFRI from the coding sequence ATGACCAGAAACATGAAATTCAGCCACAAGATCTTGTTGGCTGCCGCCCTTGTGGTGGCCGTTGCGTTCGCCTGTTTCATTTTCTTCAACGACTATCGACAACGCGAAGCCCTGAGCAGCAGCACCGAAGCCTCGATGCAGGAGCTGGGCAGCCTGACCACCAGCAACATCCAGACCTGGCTGGAAAGCCGCATTCAATTGCTGCAATCGCTGTCCCAGCAAGTCGCTGCCGACGGTAACGCACCGGCCAGCCTGAAACGCATCATCGACCTGCCCGCCTACACCGGTAATTTCCAGCTGAGCTACTTCGGCGGGGCTGACGGCGTGATGTTCTCCGTGCCCGCCGGCAACCGCGCGCCGGATTACGATCCACGTGCCCGTGGCTGGTACAAAGCGGCCAACAGCGCGCAGCAGACCATCGTCACCGAGCCGTACATTGCCGCCTCGTCGGGCAAACTGGTGATCACCGTCGCCACTCCGGTACAGCGCCAGGGCCAGATGATTGGTGTGGCCGGTGCCGACATCGACCTGACCAGTGTCAGCGCGATCATCAACTCGCTGAACTTCGGCGGCCATGGCCACGCGTTCATCGTCAGCGCCGAGGGTAAAATCCTGATCCACCCGGACAGCAAACTGGTGCTCAAGACTCTCGCCGAGGCCTACCCCAACGGCGCGCCGAAAGTCAGCCCGGGCCTGAAAGAAGTCGAGTTCGACGGCAAGACCCAACTGATCTCCTTCACCCGCGTCAACGGCGTGCCGTCGGCCGACTGGTACGTGGCGCTGGTGCTGGATAAAGACACCGCGTTCTCGATGCTCAGCGAATTCCGCACCTCGGCGCTGATCGCCATGGTCATTGCCGTGGTGATCATCATCGCCCTGCTCGGCATGCTGATCCGCGTGTTGATGCAGCCGCTGCTGACCATGGGCCGCGCCATGCACGACATCGCCGAAGGTGAAGGCGACCTGACCAAACGTCTGGTGATTCACGGCAACGACGAATTCGGCGCGCTGGGCACTTCGTTCAACCGCTTCGTCGAGCGTATCCACACCTCGATCCGTGAAGTGTCCTCGGCCACCGGGCAAGTCAACGAAGTCGCCCTGCGCGTGGTCGCAGCATCGAATTCGTCGATGTACAACTCCGACCAGCAAGCCACTCGCACCAACAGCGTCGCTGCGGCGATCAACCAGCTCGGCGCCGCTGCGCAGGAAATCGCCCAGAACGCCGCCCTCGCCTCGCAGCACTCCAGCGATGCGCGCAGCCTGGCGGTCGACGGCCAGCAGGTGGTGGATAAAACCATCCAGGCGATGCAACAGCTGTCGGCGAAGATCAGCGATTCGTGCGGCAACATCGAAACCCTGAACAGCAACACGGTGAACATCGGCCAGATTCTGGAAGTGATCACCAGCATCTCGCAGCAGACCAACCTGCTGGCGCTGAACGCCGCGATCGAAGCCGCGCGCGCCGGTGAGGCTGGCCGTGGATTCGCCGTGGTCGCCGACGAAGTCCGCAACCTCGCGCACCGCACCCAGGATTCGGCGCAGCAAGTGCAGAAGATGATCGAAGAGCTGCAAGTCGGTGCGCGTCAGGCGGTCAGCATCATGACCGAGAGCCAGCGCGAGAGCGAAAGCAGCGTCGGCATCGCCAATCAGGCTGGCGAACGCCTGGGCAGCGTGACCCAGCGCATTGGCGAAATCGACGGGATGAACCAGTCGGTGGCCACTGCAACCGAAGAACAGACCGCTGTGGTCGAGTCGATCAACGTCGACATCAATGAGATCAACACACTGAATCAGGAAGGTGTGGAGAACTTGCAGGCGACGTTGCGGGCTTGTTCGGATCTGGAGCAGCAGGCGGCGCGTCTCAAGCAATTGGTCGGCAGCTTCCGCATTTAA
- a CDS encoding DUF924 family protein gives MNAPWQPLLDWWFGHAESPDDISADKGKLWFGKRDSQDLEARERFGVFVDQALAGELTEWTQRPEGWLAVVLLLDQLPRMIFRDTPKAFSGDLRAQKLVAQGIAADFDRQLKPIQRVFIYLVFEHCENLAVQNEAVSRFIDLVAEQPEAQRAVFADNLDYAERHQKVIARFGRFPHRNAVLGRESTAEELVFLGQPGSRF, from the coding sequence ATGAACGCGCCCTGGCAGCCGTTGCTCGATTGGTGGTTCGGACATGCCGAATCACCGGACGACATTTCGGCTGACAAGGGCAAGTTGTGGTTCGGTAAGCGAGACAGCCAAGACCTCGAAGCGCGTGAGCGTTTCGGGGTCTTTGTCGATCAGGCCCTGGCCGGCGAATTGACCGAGTGGACGCAACGTCCCGAAGGTTGGCTGGCGGTGGTGCTGTTGCTTGATCAACTGCCGCGAATGATTTTTCGCGACACCCCCAAAGCCTTCTCCGGCGATCTGCGTGCGCAGAAGCTTGTCGCACAAGGCATTGCCGCGGATTTTGATCGGCAGTTGAAACCGATTCAGCGCGTATTCATTTATCTGGTGTTTGAACACTGCGAAAACCTCGCGGTGCAGAACGAAGCGGTTTCGCGGTTTATCGATCTGGTGGCTGAACAGCCGGAGGCGCAGCGCGCGGTGTTTGCCGACAATCTGGATTATGCCGAGCGGCATCAGAAAGTGATTGCGCGGTTTGGTCGGTTCCCGCATCGCAATGCGGTGTTGGGGCGGGAATCTACGGCTGAGGAGTTGGTGTTTCTCGGTCAGCCTGGATCAAGATTTTAG
- a CDS encoding class 1 fructose-bisphosphatase, with translation MSRVTLSRYLIEQTRSNNTPADLRFLIEVVARACKEISHAVSKGALGGVLGSMGTENVQGEVQKKLDVISNEILLEANEWGGHLAGMASEEMDNAYQIPGKYPKGAYLLVFDPLDGSSNIDINAPVGTIFSVLRCPNEYLSQNEPLNEKAFLQPGTQQVAAGYAIYGPQTMLVLTLGDGVKGFTLDREMGSFVLTHEDITIPESTQEFAINMSNQRHWEAPVQRYVGELLAGEEGPLKKNYNMRWVAAMVADVHRILTRGGLFMYPRDSREPSKPGKLRLMYEANPMSFLVEQAGGASTDGHQRILDIQPEGLHQRVAVFLGSKEEVARATAYHKE, from the coding sequence ATGTCCCGCGTTACCTTGAGTCGCTATTTGATTGAGCAGACCCGCAGCAACAACACTCCTGCCGATCTGCGCTTCCTGATCGAAGTGGTGGCGCGTGCCTGCAAGGAAATCAGCCACGCCGTGTCCAAAGGCGCCCTGGGTGGTGTTCTGGGCAGCATGGGCACTGAAAACGTGCAAGGCGAAGTGCAGAAGAAACTCGACGTGATCTCCAACGAGATTCTGCTCGAAGCCAACGAATGGGGCGGTCACCTGGCCGGCATGGCGTCCGAAGAAATGGACAACGCCTACCAGATCCCGGGCAAATACCCGAAAGGCGCCTATCTGCTGGTATTCGACCCACTGGACGGCTCGTCGAACATCGACATTAACGCTCCGGTCGGCACCATCTTCTCGGTACTGCGTTGCCCGAACGAATACCTGAGCCAGAACGAGCCGCTGAACGAAAAGGCCTTTCTGCAGCCAGGCACTCAGCAAGTTGCTGCCGGTTACGCCATCTATGGCCCACAGACCATGCTGGTGCTGACCCTGGGCGACGGCGTCAAAGGCTTCACCCTGGACCGCGAAATGGGCAGCTTTGTGCTGACCCACGAAGACATCACCATTCCTGAATCCACCCAGGAATTCGCCATCAACATGTCCAACCAGCGTCACTGGGAAGCTCCGGTACAACGTTATGTTGGCGAATTGCTGGCCGGCGAAGAAGGTCCGCTGAAGAAGAACTACAACATGCGTTGGGTCGCGGCGATGGTTGCCGACGTTCACCGCATCCTGACCCGTGGCGGTCTGTTCATGTACCCGCGCGACAGCCGTGAGCCATCCAAGCCAGGCAAACTGCGTCTGATGTACGAAGCCAACCCGATGTCGTTCCTCGTGGAGCAGGCGGGCGGCGCGTCCACCGACGGTCACCAGCGCATCCTCGACATTCAGCCGGAAGGCCTGCACCAGCGTGTAGCGGTGTTCCTCGGCTCGAAAGAAGAAGTCGCACGCGCTACGGCTTACCACAAGGAATAA
- a CDS encoding DUF3999 domain-containing protein has product MSCMRNLGWLALGVVMAVGAQEKPADFATQVPLTVSGNGPWYRLELPLSAQLQARQTDLSDLRVFNAAGEAQAYALARESAQSRDDGQLHDVKWFPLYNAADATERAPNVRVQSTTTGTLVEVQPSSQLEAGEEVLRGWLLDASAIKAPLQQLILDWTSERDGFQRFSIEASDDLQHWQPWGAGQVARLTFSDERIEQHEVTLPGQSARYLRLLWESPNSAPTLTSAQLKSSDPRNVPLPLVWSQELAGSSTKAGEYTWQMPMGLNIERVQVELKQPNSLAPVTLAGRRESSLPWQTLSSGLLYRLTQNGQDVVQNELQLYGQTVQQLKLTVDERGGGLGEQAPSLKYAVRATQVIFLARGDGPYSLALGNPSVKTANLPLSTLIPDFKPEKLATLGKATIEGAPVATQTSTATTAAVAETNWKKIGLWAVLLLSVVFLGAMAFSLLRKPPAKS; this is encoded by the coding sequence TTGAGTTGCATGCGAAATCTGGGGTGGTTGGCGTTGGGTGTGGTGATGGCCGTCGGCGCCCAGGAAAAACCGGCGGACTTTGCCACGCAAGTGCCGCTGACGGTGAGCGGCAATGGTCCGTGGTATCGCCTCGAACTACCACTGAGCGCGCAATTGCAGGCGCGCCAGACCGATCTCAGCGATCTGCGCGTGTTCAACGCCGCCGGTGAAGCGCAGGCCTATGCCCTGGCCCGCGAATCGGCGCAGAGCCGCGACGACGGCCAGTTGCATGACGTCAAATGGTTCCCGCTGTACAACGCCGCCGACGCCACTGAGCGCGCGCCGAACGTACGTGTGCAATCCACCACTACTGGCACGTTGGTTGAAGTGCAACCGTCCAGTCAGCTGGAGGCCGGTGAAGAAGTGCTGCGTGGCTGGCTGCTCGATGCCAGCGCGATCAAGGCGCCGCTGCAACAGTTGATCCTCGACTGGACCAGCGAGCGCGATGGCTTCCAGCGTTTCAGCATCGAGGCCAGCGACGACTTGCAGCACTGGCAGCCGTGGGGCGCAGGGCAGGTGGCGCGGCTGACCTTTTCCGATGAGCGTATCGAACAGCACGAAGTGACGTTGCCGGGGCAGTCCGCACGCTATTTGCGCTTGCTGTGGGAATCGCCGAATTCGGCACCGACCCTGACCTCGGCGCAACTGAAAAGCAGCGACCCGCGCAACGTGCCGCTGCCGTTGGTCTGGTCGCAAGAACTGGCCGGCAGCAGCACCAAGGCTGGTGAATACACCTGGCAAATGCCGATGGGGCTGAACATCGAGCGGGTGCAGGTTGAGTTGAAACAACCGAACAGTCTCGCGCCAGTGACGTTGGCGGGGCGGCGCGAGAGCAGCCTGCCGTGGCAGACATTGAGCAGCGGTTTGCTGTATCGCCTGACTCAGAATGGTCAGGACGTGGTGCAGAATGAATTACAGCTTTACGGGCAAACCGTACAGCAACTGAAACTGACGGTCGATGAACGTGGCGGCGGTTTGGGGGAGCAGGCGCCCAGTCTGAAATACGCGGTGCGGGCGACCCAGGTGATCTTTCTCGCACGCGGGGACGGGCCGTACAGCCTGGCGCTGGGCAATCCGAGTGTGAAAACGGCGAACCTGCCGTTGTCGACGCTGATCCCGGATTTCAAGCCGGAGAAACTGGCGACGCTGGGTAAGGCGACGATTGAAGGTGCACCAGTGGCCACGCAGACTTCGACGGCAACCACGGCGGCAGTGGCTGAGACTAATTGGAAGAAGATCGGCTTGTGGGCGGTGTTGTTGCTGAGCGTGGTGTTTCTTGGGGCGATGGCGTTCAGCTTGTTGCGCAAGCCTCCTGCCAAATCCTGA